The following coding sequences are from one Streptomyces venezuelae window:
- a CDS encoding TetR/AcrR family transcriptional regulator codes for MTAIEQTEAARPRGTRLPRRARRNQLLGAAQEVFVAQGYHAAAMDDIAERAGVSKPVLYQHFPGKLDLYLALLDQHCESLLQSVRTALASTTDNKLRVAATMDAYFAYVEDEGGAFRLVFESDLTNEAAVRERVDRVTLQCAEAICEVIAEDTGLPRDEAMLLAVGLGGYSQVVARYWLASSSTVPREKAVQLITSLAWRGIAGFPLHAAEGH; via the coding sequence GTGACAGCCATCGAGCAGACAGAGGCGGCACGCCCGAGGGGCACACGCCTGCCGCGCCGTGCCCGGCGCAATCAGCTCCTCGGGGCTGCCCAGGAGGTTTTCGTCGCGCAGGGGTACCACGCGGCGGCGATGGACGACATCGCCGAGCGCGCCGGTGTCAGCAAGCCCGTGCTCTACCAGCACTTCCCGGGCAAGCTCGACCTCTACCTCGCCCTGCTCGACCAGCACTGCGAGTCGCTGCTGCAGTCGGTGCGCACGGCACTGGCGTCCACCACGGACAACAAGCTCCGCGTCGCCGCGACGATGGACGCCTACTTCGCGTACGTGGAGGACGAGGGCGGGGCGTTCCGCCTGGTCTTCGAGTCGGACCTGACCAACGAGGCGGCCGTGCGGGAGCGCGTGGACCGCGTCACCCTGCAGTGCGCCGAGGCGATCTGCGAGGTCATCGCCGAGGACACGGGGCTGCCCCGCGACGAGGCGATGCTCCTCGCCGTCGGCCTCGGCGGGTACTCGCAGGTCGTGGCCCGGTACTGGCTGGCGAGCTCCAGCACGGTGCCGCGCGAGAAGGCGGTCCAGCTGATCACGTCGCTCGCCTGGCGCGGCATCGCGGGCTTCCCGCTGCACGCCGCGGAGGGCCACTGA